Genomic DNA from Prunus persica cultivar Lovell chromosome G1, Prunus_persica_NCBIv2, whole genome shotgun sequence:
TTGTGCCACGAGAATTTTGTAGCAATTGAAtactagaaacaaaacaataatttcTTTGTCAACTTCTCAGGCTTTATTTTCAGGCTAAGGCACTGCCCACCTCAAGTTCAGGTTTAAGATTAATAGGATGGGACCATCTAGTGAGGCCGGGGATATCTTCATCATTCACAACCACCTTGCTCGCCAAATGATTAGAAGAGAAGTTCCAATCACATGAAAATTACATCTCTCCCTTCAAGTTTTCACCAAACGTTTCTTTCACCTGCTGCGTTTGTTTAATTCTCAAAACCCAATATATAACCTCCAATTCTTCTTACTATCATCCACCCTTACAAAAATGGCTTCAATTGTCTTGGCTTTCGTTCTAAGTTGTCTTAGCTTTCTACTAGTCCTTACCAATGCACAAACACCGGCAGCTGCACCCTCTACTCTGCCGGCTGCAACGCCCCCACCTACCACCACACCAGCTGCCCCGGCTACTTTGCCAACAACAACTCCACCAACTTCTCCTGCATCACCAACTGCAGCAACACAACCACCTGTAAACGCAGCAGCAACCCCACCCACAACCACACCTACGTCACCATCCCCTAAGGTTGCACCAGCCACAAGCCCAACAGTCCCACCCCCACTACCACAAAGTCCACCTGCCTCAACTCCATCACAGCCACCAGCACTTCCGCCACCATCACCCgtttcaccaccaccactgccACCTCCTGTACCAGCACCAATTCAAGCACCACCAGCACCAGCTCCTGTTAAAGAGACACCAGCACCAGCACCAGCTAAGGTAGCACCAGTGCCCTCACCATCAAAACCACCCCCAGCACCAGCTCCAGCACCAGTTCTTGTGCCACCAGCTGCAGCACCAGTGCTAGTACCGTCAACTGCTCCTGCTCCACCCAAACACAGGAGGCACAGGCACAAGCACAGGAGGCATCATCATGCACCAGCACCTGCACCAACTGTACTAAGCCCCCCAGCACCACCTACTACAGTGACAGATACAGAGGAGACAACACCGGCACCATCACCCAGTTTGAATTTGGTAAGTTCTTAATTCTTTCTTAGAACTGCTGACCCAAGAACACCATATTTGCATGCACTGTGAactcaatttttattaatattacttaaaaaaaaaaaattggattacccttcttcttttttgtctcATAGAATGGAGGAAATGCACTGCACCAGAAAGGAGGGATATCGGGAATGTGGGTTACAATTGGATTAGCAATTGCTATACTGCTGGCAATGAGAAGCTAAAGTTCTTACTGATCTTAGACAATGGACTGTGAATTTATTCGTATATTGCAAGAAGAttttttgagaagaaggtgtATTgcaagaaaatgattattccagATGTAGGAATGAATAATGCAAAAGATGAACGATCAATATTAGCATTTTTGTATTTACTTCGTGTTCAATATTTCAAGGGAGATGATTTTTGGATTCCAACAACCATCCATAACTTAACAAGAAAGACAACTCAAACAAGCATGCAAAATGA
This window encodes:
- the LOC109946796 gene encoding lysine-rich arabinogalactan protein 19, whose protein sequence is MASIVLAFVLSCLSFLLVLTNAQTPAAAPSTLPAATPPPTTTPAAPATLPTTTPPTSPASPTAATQPPVNAAATPPTTTPTSPSPKVAPATSPTVPPPLPQSPPASTPSQPPALPPPSPVSPPPLPPPVPAPIQAPPAPAPVKETPAPAPAKVAPVPSPSKPPPAPAPAPVLVPPAAAPVLVPSTAPAPPKHRRHRHKHRRHHHAPAPAPTVLSPPAPPTTVTDTEETTPAPSPSLNLNGGNALHQKGGISGMWVTIGLAIAILLAMRS